ACTAATGAACAGAATATACCTTGACCATGCAGCGACTACTCCAATAAGGCCGGAAGTTATTGAGGCTATGCAGCCTTATTTCAGCAATTTCTTTGGGAATCCATCGAGCCTCCATTATTTCGGGAAGGAGACTGCAAATGCTATTAAAGACGCAAGAGAGAAGATTGCGGCAATAATAGGGGCGCGTTGGGATGAGATTGTCTTTGTAAGCGGCGGGACAGAATCGGACAATCTTGCCATATTCGGTACCGCCTTTGCGAACAGGGATAAGGGAAGGCATATAATAACATCATGTATTGAACATCATGCTGTTCTTGAACCATGTCGCTTCCTTGAGAGGGAGGGATGGAAGGTCACGTATCTTCCGGTAGACAGATATGGGATGGTAAATCCTGAAGATGTAAAAGATGCAATTACTGATGAGACATTTTTAATCTCAATTATGCATGCTAATAATGAAATAGGCACTATTCAGCCTATGAAGGAGATAGGGGCAATTGCAAAGGAGAGGGGTGTCATATTTCATTCAGATGCTGTTCAGACGTTTTCCCATATTCATGTAAATGTTGACGAACTTAATGTAGACCTGCTTTCTTTCTCCGGTCATAAATTCTATGGTCCTAAAGGTATCGGTGGTCTTTATGTAAGAAAAGGTACTGCAATATCTCCTCATATACATGGGGGGTATCAGGAGTTTAAACTCAGGGCCGGTACAGAAAATGTTGCAGGGATTGTAGGTGTTGCAAAGGCAGTACAGCTTGCATCTCTTGAGATGGTTGCACAGACCGCTTATGTAATGTCCCTGAGGGACAGGCTTGTTGAGTCCATTCTTGAGATAGATGGTATTAAACTTAACGGGCATCCAGGGAACAGGCTCCCCAATAATATAAATATTACTGTTGATTTTGTTGACGGAGAGGCAATGCTGATAAACCTTGATTTCAAAGGTATTGCAGTATCCACAGGCTCTTCATGCAGGTCTGCGATTAAAGGGCCGTCACATGTGTTAACCGCTATCGGCAGGACGTATGAAGAGGCGAGGAGCGCCGTTAGAATCACACTCGGTAAGGATAACACTGAAAAAGAGATTGTCTACTTTATTGAGGTTTTTAAAGATATTTTAACTAACCTGAGAAAGATGTCGCCGGTGTATCAAAAGCAGTGAATAGTGAACAGTGAACAGTGAATAGTTAACTACTCAACAGAACAACCAGTGAGAAGCAAGAATAGCATGTAATACCTCCAACTTACACATCCCTTAAGGTCATCCCTATCCAGCCAGGGGAGAGGGTGTTAAGTTTATTCCCCCTCCCTTGACGGGAGGGGGTTAGGGGGAGGGTGAGCTATGGATATTTTCACATGACATATACATTATCAGATTTTGATTATACATTTGATCCTTCACTCATAGCACAGTATCCACTGCCTGAACGGGATAGCTCAAGGCTATTGGTTTTAGATAGAAAGCACAATAGGATTGAACACAGGAGGTTCTACGAAATAGGTGAGTATCTGAGAGAAGGTGATATGCTCATTGTGAATAATACCCGTGTAATCCCTTGCAGGCTTATCGGTAAGAAAGAGCATACCGGCGGGATGACCGAACTTCTGCTGATAAAAAGGATTGAAGAAGATGTTTGGGAAGTAATGTTAAAGGGAAGAGCAAAGAAAGGTAATAAGATCATTTTCTCTTCCTCATTAAATTGTGATGTGCAGGACCGTAGAGATGCCCGTAAAGATGAATATACAATCGTTAAGTTTAATTATTACGGTGACTGGGATACAATACTTTCAGAAACCGCTAACATACCCATTCCCCCTTATATAAGGAGGAAACCGGTTGAAGGAGATAAGGAATGGTATCAGACGGTTTTCGCCTTATATAAAGGTTCTATTGCAGCGCCGACTGCCGGGCTGCATTTTACAGAAAAATTGCTGTTTGATTTAAAATCAAAAGGTATTATAATAGCCGCTGTTACGCTGCATGTCGGTGTAGGGACATTTAAACCTGTTAATGTTGAAAGTATTGATGATCATAAAATGCATCCTGAATATTTTGATGTCAGTAAAGAGCTTGCTGATACCATAAGAAGGGTTAAAGCAAACGGTGGAAGGATAATTGCCGTCGGCACTACATCAGTCCGTGCATTGGAACATGCGGCAATAAGCGGAGAGGTAATGGCCGGAAAAGGTGAAACCGGCATATTTATTCATCCCGGATTTAAATTTAATGTTATAGATGCAATGGTAACCAACTTTCACCTTCCTAAATCAACCCTTTTAATGCTTGTAATGGCATTAGCAGGGAGGGAAGGTATATTAACTGCATATTCAGAGGCAGTCTCATTGCGTTACCGTTTTTATAGTTATGGTGACGCAATGTTGATTTTATAAGAAGAAAGGCAATATTGAGAAATTTCAGAAATAGTGGAACAAGGTTCGGGAAAAGGGACAGCGGTTTTAATCCAAGATATTTGTTTTTTTTAATAATTGCTGCGGCAATAATTGTGACTATTGCGGTGACTGTTTCAAAAGTAAAGACAAAGACCCTTGCTTCTGATATTACCCCGGGAAAGATACTTCTAAAAGAGATTGGACAGACAAGGAAGGCTCCACACACTGAAGATAACAGCGGAGTTAAGCCATTAGATGGTCAGGCAGATGGTCAGGTTAATAATGATAAGAAAGAGGGAGAAACGACGCCGGATTCTTTTACCTTCTATAAATCCCTGAACGGCAGGGAAGGTAAGATTATTCCTTTGAGCGGCGCTGTTGAAAAGGCTGAAAAAGAGAAAAAGGGTGAAGATGCAGAGGTAAAGACTATTCAGCCGGAAAAGATTTTGCAGGTAGAAGAGAAGATAGATAAAAATATTGAGAAGATTGTAAAAAAAGAAAATATTTTTTCAGTTCAAATAGCTGCATTCAGCAGTGAGTCAACAGCAAGCGATATTATCAACAGGCTGAAACAATTCGGTCATTCCCCTTATCTTGTAAGAGAAGAGGATAAGAATGGAAAGAAATTAATAAAGGTTCGAGTCGGAAGATTCGCTTCAATGACAGAAGCCCAGTCAGTAGCAAATGCATTGAAGAAAGATGGATATGATACGTATGTAATAAAGAATTAAGTAGACCCCGCCTTATCTTCAAAATATCAATAAAACCAAAAAAATATTGTAAAGAAACACCCACTAAAAAATAAAATAAATTAAAGTCTTTATTTGTGGCATTCGTCTTATTCGTGAGAAAACCAGCGGGACAAGAAAGTCCCGCCTATCCTAAGTAGAAATGGATAGGCGGGGTTTTCTTACCCCGCCGTAGGTAACCCATTATATTCGGAGGTGATTTATGCTTGCACGGGTCTTCAGTAGTCTGTTATTCGGCATGGATGCATCAGTAGTGGAAGTAGAAGTTGATATGGTATTCGGTCTCCCGTTGTTTACTATTGTCGGTCTTCCTGATACTGCTGTCAGGGAGAGTAAAGAGCGGGTCAGGGCAGCATTACGCAATGCGGGTTTTAAATTTCCTACCAAGAAAATAACCGTAAACCTTGCACCTGCCAACATAAAAAAGGAAGGCGCCCTCTATGACCTGCCTGTAGCTGTTGCAATCTTGTGTGCTGAAGAGATTATTGATGTAAACAAGGTTAAAGATTTTATGCTGATAGGTGAGCTTTCATTAGATGGCCGCATAAAACCGGTGAGGGGTGCATTATCAATTGCGATATTGGCAAAGGATAAAGGATTTAAGGGTTTGTTGATCCCGGAGAGTAATGCAGCAGAGGCCGGCCTGATCAAGGATATAAATATTTACGGTGTCGAATCCCTGTCACAGGTTATCAGTTTTTTTAATAACAGCATTAATCTGAATTCCAGCAGAACAGATGTTGAGAAATTCTTTTCAGAGCCGGATATTAATGCAGAAGATTTATCTGATGTAAAGGGGCAGGATTATGCAAAAAGGGCATTGGAGGTTGCTGCAGCAGGCGGTCATAATATTCTTATGATCGGCCCTCCAGGTTCCGGTAAGACCATGCTTGCAAAAAGGTTCACCACTATCCTTCCTCAAATGAGATTTGACGAGGTCATTGAGACGACAAAATTATACAGCCTTACCGGCAGTCTGAATAGTAAAATGCCCTTACTTGCTGTAAGGCCTTTCAGGGTTCCTCATCACACGATCTCTTATGCAGGGATGGTCGGCGGAGGTCACATCCCAAGACCTGGTGAGATAAGTCTTGCACACAATGGCGTCTTATTTATTGATGAACTCCCAGAGTTCAGGAGAGATGTTTTGGAGGTATTAAGACAGCCTGTTGAAAATGGATATATTACAGTAACAAGGTCTGCAGGTTCAGTGACGTATCCATCCAGATTTATTTTAGTATGTGCAATGAATCCATGCCCCTGCGGCCATTTTATGGATTATGGAAAGGAATGTAAATGTACTGCCCTTCAGATCCGGAGATACCGCAGTAAAGTTTCCGGTCCTCTCTTGGACAGGATTGACATGCACATCAGCCTCCCCCCTGTTTCTCTAAGAGAAATAATGTCATCAAGGTCAGGTGAGCCGTCAGTTAATGTAAGAAACAGGGTAGATAAGGTACGGGATGTACAGTTAAAAAGGTATTATAATGAGAAGGGTGTTTCCTCTAATGCGGAAATGAAAGGGCATC
The Nitrospirota bacterium DNA segment above includes these coding regions:
- the queA gene encoding tRNA preQ1(34) S-adenosylmethionine ribosyltransferase-isomerase QueA codes for the protein MTYTLSDFDYTFDPSLIAQYPLPERDSSRLLVLDRKHNRIEHRRFYEIGEYLREGDMLIVNNTRVIPCRLIGKKEHTGGMTELLLIKRIEEDVWEVMLKGRAKKGNKIIFSSSLNCDVQDRRDARKDEYTIVKFNYYGDWDTILSETANIPIPPYIRRKPVEGDKEWYQTVFALYKGSIAAPTAGLHFTEKLLFDLKSKGIIIAAVTLHVGVGTFKPVNVESIDDHKMHPEYFDVSKELADTIRRVKANGGRIIAVGTTSVRALEHAAISGEVMAGKGETGIFIHPGFKFNVIDAMVTNFHLPKSTLLMLVMALAGREGILTAYSEAVSLRYRFYSYGDAMLIL
- a CDS encoding cysteine desulfurase, which translates into the protein MNRIYLDHAATTPIRPEVIEAMQPYFSNFFGNPSSLHYFGKETANAIKDAREKIAAIIGARWDEIVFVSGGTESDNLAIFGTAFANRDKGRHIITSCIEHHAVLEPCRFLEREGWKVTYLPVDRYGMVNPEDVKDAITDETFLISIMHANNEIGTIQPMKEIGAIAKERGVIFHSDAVQTFSHIHVNVDELNVDLLSFSGHKFYGPKGIGGLYVRKGTAISPHIHGGYQEFKLRAGTENVAGIVGVAKAVQLASLEMVAQTAYVMSLRDRLVESILEIDGIKLNGHPGNRLPNNINITVDFVDGEAMLINLDFKGIAVSTGSSCRSAIKGPSHVLTAIGRTYEEARSAVRITLGKDNTEKEIVYFIEVFKDILTNLRKMSPVYQKQ
- a CDS encoding SPOR domain-containing protein produces the protein MRNFRNSGTRFGKRDSGFNPRYLFFLIIAAAIIVTIAVTVSKVKTKTLASDITPGKILLKEIGQTRKAPHTEDNSGVKPLDGQADGQVNNDKKEGETTPDSFTFYKSLNGREGKIIPLSGAVEKAEKEKKGEDAEVKTIQPEKILQVEEKIDKNIEKIVKKENIFSVQIAAFSSESTASDIINRLKQFGHSPYLVREEDKNGKKLIKVRVGRFASMTEAQSVANALKKDGYDTYVIKN
- a CDS encoding YifB family Mg chelatase-like AAA ATPase, with protein sequence MLARVFSSLLFGMDASVVEVEVDMVFGLPLFTIVGLPDTAVRESKERVRAALRNAGFKFPTKKITVNLAPANIKKEGALYDLPVAVAILCAEEIIDVNKVKDFMLIGELSLDGRIKPVRGALSIAILAKDKGFKGLLIPESNAAEAGLIKDINIYGVESLSQVISFFNNSINLNSSRTDVEKFFSEPDINAEDLSDVKGQDYAKRALEVAAAGGHNILMIGPPGSGKTMLAKRFTTILPQMRFDEVIETTKLYSLTGSLNSKMPLLAVRPFRVPHHTISYAGMVGGGHIPRPGEISLAHNGVLFIDELPEFRRDVLEVLRQPVENGYITVTRSAGSVTYPSRFILVCAMNPCPCGHFMDYGKECKCTALQIRRYRSKVSGPLLDRIDMHISLPPVSLREIMSSRSGEPSVNVRNRVDKVRDVQLKRYYNEKGVSSNAEMKGHHVDKFCRINKAGMEILETAISRLGLSARAYDKVLKVSRTIADLDSREEIMPQDISEAIGYRALDRGLDGI